A genome region from Chlorogloeopsis sp. ULAP01 includes the following:
- the ribD gene encoding bifunctional diaminohydroxyphosphoribosylaminopyrimidine deaminase/5-amino-6-(5-phosphoribosylamino)uracil reductase RibD has translation MDNSPVVAQADISLSNSLLVSSTAKSDSQQQQKVGSDFDRAMMQRCLELARRALGRTSPNPLVGAVVVKDGEIVGEGFHPRAGEPHAEVFALKAAGTNACGATVYVNLEPCNHYGRTPPCSEALIAAGVAKVVVGMVDPNPLVAGGGITRLRAAGIEVLVGVEEADCRKLNEGFIHRILYKRPLGILKYAMTLDGKIATTNGHSAWVTNQQARGVVHQLRAACDAVIVGGNTVRLDNPRLTSHQQEAHNPLRVVMSRSLKLPEQANLWQTKEAPTLVLTEVGANPAFRELLLKQGVEVVEFSPLTPDRAMAYLYERGFCSVLWECGGTLAASAIAQGAVQKVLAFIAPKIIGGSNAPTPVGELGFTTMTEALSLEGVQVRVVGADCLIEGYLPLRQ, from the coding sequence ATGGATAATTCTCCAGTGGTTGCTCAAGCAGATATATCCCTATCCAATTCACTTTTAGTGAGTTCGACAGCGAAATCGGATTCGCAACAACAACAGAAGGTGGGAAGCGACTTTGATCGAGCGATGATGCAGCGATGTTTAGAACTTGCTCGTCGTGCTTTAGGGCGTACTTCCCCAAATCCATTGGTAGGGGCAGTTGTTGTCAAAGATGGAGAAATTGTTGGGGAAGGATTTCATCCTCGTGCGGGTGAGCCGCATGCAGAAGTTTTTGCTCTCAAAGCAGCAGGTACAAATGCTTGTGGGGCAACTGTCTATGTAAATCTCGAACCTTGCAATCATTATGGGCGTACTCCTCCATGTTCGGAAGCTTTGATTGCTGCTGGGGTAGCAAAAGTAGTAGTGGGTATGGTTGATCCCAATCCACTGGTAGCTGGTGGAGGTATTACCCGCTTACGTGCAGCTGGAATAGAAGTATTAGTCGGAGTCGAAGAAGCAGACTGTCGCAAGCTGAATGAAGGTTTTATCCATCGTATTCTCTATAAACGACCGTTGGGAATTTTGAAATATGCTATGACCTTAGATGGCAAAATTGCTACTACTAATGGTCATAGTGCTTGGGTAACTAATCAGCAAGCCCGTGGAGTTGTGCATCAATTGCGGGCTGCTTGCGATGCTGTAATTGTCGGTGGAAATACAGTTAGACTTGATAATCCGCGTTTAACAAGCCATCAGCAGGAAGCACATAATCCACTACGAGTGGTGATGAGCCGTAGCTTGAAATTGCCAGAACAAGCTAACCTATGGCAAACAAAAGAGGCTCCGACTTTAGTGTTGACAGAAGTAGGAGCGAATCCTGCTTTTCGGGAACTATTGCTTAAACAAGGAGTAGAGGTAGTAGAATTTTCGCCACTCACACCAGATAGAGCAATGGCTTATTTGTATGAGCGAGGTTTTTGTAGTGTGCTGTGGGAGTGTGGTGGTACCTTAGCAGCTAGTGCGATCGCTCAAGGAGCAGTGCAAAAAGTTTTAGCATTCATTGCTCCAAAAATTATTGGTGGCAGTAATGCTCCTACGCCTGTAGGAGAGTTGGGTTTTACCACTATGACTGAGGCTTTGTCTTTGGAAGGTGTACAGGTGCGTGTGGTGGGTGCAGATTGTTTAATAGAAGGTTATTTACCTTTAAGACAATAA
- a CDS encoding OmpA family protein has product MNDFIRDKIESEITDDDDANTYLSIGDLMSGLLMFFVLLFITVILQRDEPKRVVIGNVVGQIKSNNIDVKVNPESGDVSIREAILFSKGSAELKPEGKEFLRRFIPIYSSVIFSKPEFEKEISRVVIEGHTSSEGDYKTNLELSLQRSASVTRYIFYEISFPTKTRLSQKILAAGRGEIEAEQRFDNPSDRKVLFRFQFRSNDLTGKTHSNLSL; this is encoded by the coding sequence ATGAATGATTTCATCAGAGACAAAATTGAATCAGAAATTACCGATGATGATGATGCAAACACTTATCTGTCTATTGGCGATTTGATGTCTGGTTTATTGATGTTTTTTGTACTACTTTTTATTACTGTAATCCTCCAAAGAGACGAACCAAAACGGGTAGTCATAGGCAATGTTGTCGGACAGATTAAAAGCAACAATATTGACGTCAAAGTCAATCCAGAAAGCGGAGATGTGAGCATTAGAGAAGCAATTCTTTTTTCTAAAGGTAGTGCCGAACTCAAACCAGAGGGCAAGGAATTTCTACGCCGTTTTATTCCTATTTATAGCAGTGTAATTTTCTCCAAACCTGAATTTGAAAAGGAAATTAGCCGCGTAGTTATAGAAGGACATACTAGTTCAGAAGGAGATTATAAAACCAATCTAGAACTAAGCTTACAACGTTCAGCATCAGTTACTAGATATATCTTTTATGAAATAAGTTTTCCTACCAAAACCCGTTTAAGTCAAAAAATTTTAGCAGCCGGGCGTGGCGAAATAGAAGCAGAACAGCGCTTTGATAACCCTAGCGATCGCAAAGTACTTTTCCGCTTTCAGTTTCGTAGCAATGATTTAACTGGAAAAACTCATTCAAATCTGTCTTTATAA